One Catharus ustulatus isolate bCatUst1 chromosome 2, bCatUst1.pri.v2, whole genome shotgun sequence genomic window carries:
- the CRYAA gene encoding alpha-crystallin A chain encodes MPAPLGTLCLAACCLASSLQDIWHRFHPDCHFQVSLRISADHVASIMRSCLSRGILLMPSFCQAGIYRGSFPGAALCTPAKASPSPQQRHCPFCSPLAATGLSSSSSSSSSSMDITIQHPWFKRALGPLIPSRLFDQFFGEGLLEYDLLPLFSSTISPYYRQSLFRSVLESGISEVRSDRDKFTIMLDVKHFSPEDLSVKIIDDFVEIHGKHSERQDDHGYISREFHRRYRLPANVDQAAITCSLSNDGMLTFSGPKVPSNMDASHSERPIPVSREEKPTSAPSS; translated from the exons ATGCCAGCacccctgggcaccctgtgcctcgCAGCCTGCTGCCTGGCATCATCCCTCCAGGACATCTGGCACCGATTCCACCCAGACTGTCATTTCCAGGTCAGTCTCCGCATTTCTGCTGACCACGTTGCCTCCATCATGAGATCATGTCTTTCCAGAGGAATCCTGCTAATGCCTTCATTCTGCCAGGCTGGTATATATAGGGGGagcttccctggggctgcactgtGCACTCCAGCCAAGGCATCGCCGTCTCCCCAGCAGCGGCACTGCCCCTTCTGCTCTCCCCTTGCAGCCACAggtctcagcagcagcagcagcagcagcagcagcagcatggacaTTACCATCCAGCACCCCTGGTTCAAGCGTGCTCTGGGACCCCTCATTCCAAGCCGTTTGTTCGACCAGTTTTTTGGAGAGGGTCTCCTTGAGTATGACCTCCTGCCTTTGTTCTCCTCCACTATCAGCCCCTACTACAGGCAGTCCCTGTTCCGCAGCGTGCTGGAGTCAGGCATTTCAGAG GTGAGGTCTGATCGGGACAAGTTCACAATCATGCTGGATGTAAAACACTTCTCTCCCGAAGACTTGAGTGTGAAGATTATTGATGACTTTGTGGAAATCCATGGCAAGCACAGTGAAAGGCAG GACGACCACGGCTACATCTCCCGCGAGTTCCACCGCCGCTACCGCCTGCCCGCCAACGTGGACCAGGCTGCCATCACCTGCTCCCTGTCCAACGATGGCATGCTGACCTTCTCGGGCCCCAAGGTCCCCTCCAACATGGACGCCAGCCACAGCGAGAGGcccatccccgtgtcccggGAGGAGAAGCCCACCTCCGCGCCCTCCTCCTAA